The proteins below come from a single Hemitrygon akajei chromosome 2, sHemAka1.3, whole genome shotgun sequence genomic window:
- the s1pr3b gene encoding sphingosine 1-phosphate receptor 3, translating into MSFIPFPNEMVNGCVRTELVERHYNYTGKFYKRGNPTDGMDLTTVAFLIICSFIVLENLMVLLAIWKNNKFHNRMYYFIGNLALSDLLAGIAYKVNILMSGKKTYGLTPTVWFIREGSMFVALGASTFSLLAIAIERHMTMIKMRPYDSSKKHRVFLLIGACWLIAILFGALPILGWNCICNFSDCSTVLPLYSKTYVVFCISIFSAILLAIVILYARIYILVKSSSRKVANRKFTKNNSEKSMALLRTVVIVVGVFIACWSPIFILLLLDVACKPNRCSILYQEDWFIAVAVLNSGMNPIIYTLASKEMRRAFFRLLCGCLANTKVSKALPIQSAADNSKSKSSGSNPQKPKGEPSEISNHLKEIKTFNS; encoded by the coding sequence ATGTCTTTCATACCTTTTCCAAATGAAATGGTCAACGGCTGTGTCAGAACAGAACTCGTTGAGCGACACTATAACTACACAGGGAAATTCTACAAAAGGGGAAACCCCACTGATGGCATGGACCTAACCACAGTGGCCTTTCTGATTATCTGCAGCTTCATTGTGCTTGAAAACCTCATGGTTCTGCTGGCCATTTGGAAGAACAACAAGTTTCATAACCGCATGTACTATTTCATTGGTAATCTAGCCCTGTCTGATTTGCTGGCGGGAATAGCCTACAAAGTGAATATCCTCATGTCTGGAAAGAAGACCTATGGACTCACACCAACTGTATGGTTTATTAGGGAAGGAAGCATGTTTGTAGCCTTGGGAGCATCCACCTTTAGCTTATTGGCAATAGCCATTGAAAGGCACATGACTATGATAAAGATGAGACCCTATGATTCTAGTAAAAAGCACAGAGTGTTTCTCCTCATCGGTGCCTGTTGGCTGATCGCCATTTTATTTGGTGCCTTGCCTATCCTTGGCTGGAACTGTATCTGCAATTTTTCAGATTGTTCCACAGTCCTGCCTCTCTATTCCAAAACATACGTTGTCTTCTGTATAAGCATCTTCAGTGCAATTTTGCTGGCCATTGTAATACTTTATGCTCGTATTTATATATTGGTCAAGTCAAGCAGCCGCAAAGTTGCAAACAGAAAATTCACCAAAAACAATTCTGAAAAGTCCATGGCTCTACTGAGGACAGTAGTGATTGTTGTCGGGGTTTTCATTGCATGCTGGTCCCCAATCTTCATTCTATTGCTCCTTGACGTGGCCTGTAAGCCAAACAGGTGTAGCATACTGTATCAGGAAGATTGGTTTATTGCAGTTGCAGTCCTCAATTCTGGCATGAATCCCATTATTTACACTCTGGCCAGCAAAGAGATGCGCCGGGCTTTCTTCCGACTCCTCTGTGGCTGCTTAGCCAATACTAAAGTCTCAAAGGCACTTCCAATTCAATCAGCTGCAGATAACAGCAAAAGCAAATCTAGTGGCAGTAATCCACAGAAACCTAAAGGAGAGCCCTCAGAAATCTCTAATCATTTAAAGGAAATCAAGACTTTTAATTCATGA